DNA sequence from the Methanofollis formosanus genome:
GTGGTCGAACCCCGCGACCGCCGTCTCGACCGCCTTCGCCCCGCCCTGCGGAGCGTACCCGAACCCGATCGGCCCGCCGATCACCGTCGTCGGCCCGCGCAGGAGGGTGCCGATCTGCGAGAGTTCGGTGAGGGTCGCGGGCGTGCCGGCGAGATATTTGCCGGGCACCGTGATCCCGGCGATCACGAGAAGCAGCGCGGCGTTTGCAGCGGTGCGGAGGAGCGTCGGGTCGTCGCGGACGGCGTCGATGGTGGTGTAGCGGACGGCGTAACCGTGCTCCCTGAGCACGCCGGCGCAGTACCTGATATACGGAGAAATATAGGGCGGGACGCCGAGACAGGCCGGTTCGTCCACATACCCGTCCAGAATAAACGCTTCAGAGGTCATGACCGAGGAGGGCGAGGAGACGGCGCGCCCAGGCCAGTTTGCCGCGCTTGACCGGGTCGACGCCCGTGTCGTCGAGGTCGAAGCCGACGAAACGCACGGCGGTTGCCCCGAGGGCGTGGGCCGTGAAGGCCGCACGGTCGCCGTCCGAGAACCCGCCGAAGTTGTGGATCCGTCCGAAAGGTGCGGCCTGCGTCGTCCCGACCAGCGGCCCGACAAACCGCGGCGTCCAGTTGCGGACGAGCGGGATGTTGTCGCCGTGGGCGTGGACCACGACGATCGTCCCGGCCCGGTTCATCTCGATGAGCACGTCGGTCGCCCCGTCCAGGTCGGTGAAGACGGCGTCGGGCCTGACGCCGCGGGCGGCGAGCACCTCGGCGGCGGCGTCGGCGGCCAGCACCGTCCCCTCGATCTCCTCGATCTCGTCCGGGAGACAAGGGGCGTTCCCGCAGACCGTGACCGTCTTTCCTTCGATGAGGGCGCGAAGCGCCGGGAGGTCGTCGCGGGAGAGCAGACCGGC
Encoded proteins:
- a CDS encoding 6-hydroxymethylpterin diphosphokinase MptE-like protein, which gives rise to MKFEEWEPLYEEILAYFAFEREGDEEAARVLAGLLSRDDLPALRALIEGKTVTVCGNAPCLPDEIEEIEGTVLAADAAAEVLAARGVRPDAVFTDLDGATDVLIEMNRAGTIVVVHAHGDNIPLVRNWTPRFVGPLVGTTQAAPFGRIHNFGGFSDGDRAAFTAHALGATAVRFVGFDLDDTGVDPVKRGKLAWARRLLALLGHDL